In Triticum aestivum cultivar Chinese Spring chromosome 5B, IWGSC CS RefSeq v2.1, whole genome shotgun sequence, the following proteins share a genomic window:
- the LOC123110271 gene encoding protein DETOXIFICATION 41-like — protein MALRYPLSTLYTSSTTVIEAVIALMLLLAISIFLNGIQPILSGVAVGTGWQVIVAYVNVGAYYIIGLPIGCVLGFKTSLGAVGIRWGLIIGVAVQTVALIVITARTNWDSEVEKAIQRLRHTAADEGGMVVDDDV, from the exons ATGGCGCTCAGGTACCCACTGAGCACCCTCTACACAAGTAGCACGACGGTGATTGAGGCCGTCATCGCACTGATGCTGTTGCTGGCCATCAGCATCTTCTTGAATGGGATCCAACCAATCCTCTCAG GAGTCGCCGTCGGGACCGGGTGGCAAGTCATAGTTGCCTATGTCAACGTTGGGGCTTACTACATCATCGGGCTTCCAATCGGATGCGTTCTGGGGTTCAAAACAAGCCTGGGAGCAGTT GGGATCAGGTGGGGCTTGATCATAGGGGTCGCGGTGCAGACGGTGGCTCTGATCGTCATCACGGCCAGGACCAACTGGGACAGCGAG GTGGAGAAGGCGATCCAGCGGCTGCGGCACACCGCCGCAGACGAGGGTGGCATGGTGGTCGACGACGACGTCTAA